From the genome of Tenrec ecaudatus isolate mTenEca1 chromosome 1, mTenEca1.hap1, whole genome shotgun sequence:
GGGAGCAAAATCAGAGAAGGAGGGGAGCTGGTAAAAAGGTGATGGCACGGTTTCAATGTCCCAAAGGGCCAGATGCAGAGGAATGCAAACAGGGCACTGCCCCAGCCCAGCCAGCCCCTTTGAGGACAGGAGGAGCCAACAGGTGACTGGAATGGCACCTGTGGGAGCTGAGGGGGTGGGTCACAGGGGTCACAGAAGAAGATTAAAAGATGTGCGGTTTGCCAGTGGATTTCATACACTTTGGTCCCCAAACAGTGAGCTCCATGAGGGGGCAACTGCCATATAGCTGCtatatggagggagggggagagccaGGGGTCTCACCAAGTGGCCTGGGGGCCACGCCCAGCTTGCGGGCCTGTCCTGTGGTCTACACAGCAGCATCATGCCTTTTTATTTGAATGGTCATAAATCTAGGGCCTTGGTGGGATAATGGTTCCATGTTGGACTGataacagcaaggtcaacagttcaaaaccaccaaccgctccaagggagaaagatggagcttcctcctcccatcaagaattacagtctcaaaaacctacaggggcaattctaccctgtcctataggtcttGATGagccaaaatcaactcaatggtaatgagttgggtttcttttttttaagtttggttGTTGTTCTTATTATTAGTTACCAGCATTTACAAGCAAGGGAGTTACACAGGGAAAATTCTCTTAAGAATCATCTGAGTTGGCACATTTATGCACAGCAGGTCAGGGGCACGGACTTAGCCACAATGACAGATGAAGTCCGGTGGAGGTCATCACAAAGAGGAGCCTGGAATACATGATGCTGAGCGGAATATGTCATTCACAGGACAAGCCCTGCTACGATTACCCTTACTTGAAATAAGCGAGATCATCACTCCACAAAGCCAAACCCAGGGCTGTTGAGTTGCTTCAGACTCACAGTGGTCTGCTAGGGTAGAGAGCTGCCCATCGGGctgccaaggctgtgaatctttatgaaagcaaacgGCTTCAATACTTGAAGAATATGACCATTGTCGCTAAATTATACCTGTGGAAATTGTTGAATAGGTGTACATATTGTTGTATTTTCCCATCACAattgggagagggagaaagagaaggagagagagagagttggagAGTGGCTGCTACCCTTAGATGGGGCACGAGATTCCCAGGTCATTTAACTGCCCACATACCCTGATGATGCTACACCCAGGTGGCTTCACTGATTTAGGAATGGCTCTCACAGGCCCTTGATTGTTGTCATTCACGGGGTAGAGGAAAGAGCACTGGGTTTGTAATAATCAGATCCTTGGGCTCAAGTCTCGGCCTGCCTATGTGGCTCAATCAAAGCGCCTGGGACATAGTAAGTGCTCAATGAAAGTTCCAGTCATCTCCCCCAGTTTTAAATGCCAGCATCAAGTTCAGTGTCTGCACCTAttgtgaccttataagacagaatagaactgccccatggggtttctgaggctttaggggagcagactgctacatcgttCACTCACAGAAAGCTCGGtaagtttgaactgtcaacctttgggttagcagtctagcacattaaccactgcaccaccagggacccttgAAGTCAGTAtccctccaaaccaaactcactgccattgggtcgatgccaactcagagtgaccctataagacggtCAAAccacccctgtgtgtttccgagactttatgggattagaaagcctcgtttCTTCCACctaagcacctggtggtttcaaactgctgactttgagattaGCACCCAAATGCATAGCCACTAGCCCCCACCAGGGCTAATTGTTGGTGTTAGGAGCCATTGTGTTGGTTCCGGCCCTTAGGCACCTTgcccacaacagaaggaagcactgcgctGTCCTTGGCATCCTCACAAGtacgcttgagtccattgttgaagccattgtgtcaatccatctccttgagggcctttgtttatctttctaccagtatttttaatattcttttccagcaccacaattcaaatacatcaattctttggtcttctttattcaatgtctaccttTCACGTACAAAtgaagcaatagaaaataccatggcttgggtcaggtacacctcaggcctcaaagtaacatctttgctttccaatactcGAAAGAGGTAAATTTACCTCTTCAAGAATGTCGAAGCATTCTGTTGATATTCCGTCAATacctggagccctcgtggcttgaattttttctttagttctttcagtttaagatatgctaatactgctcttccctttgcttttctaattctaggtgcttgcacatttcattataatattgggCTTTGTCTTGTTAGCtacactttgaaattttctattcagttctttgattTCATTGTTTGTTCCATTGGCTTGAGCTACCCTACAGTTTCTCAAGAGCAAGCTtccgagtctctcctgacatccactgtaatcttttctttctgtctggtctttttaatgacctttttctttcttcatgaatgaaggtcttgatgtcctcccacagttcatcaggtcttcggtcattcgtgttcaatgtgtcaaatctgttcttgacattcaggtaggatagactcaaggtcatattttggcttgagtggacttgtttttattttcttcagctttatttgAACCTACGCATAAAcaactgatggtctgctccacaggcaGCCCCTGGCTGGATTTTGGCTGCTGGTATTGAACTTCTccagtctcttcccacagatgcagtcaagttgatttctgtgtattccatctggagaagtccatgtgtatagctgccctttgtgttgttgaaaaaaaaggtatttgctatgaattagTTGGTCTTGAAAaaatctttcattaaaaaaaatcattttattgggggctcgtacagctcttatcgcaatatatccatccatccattgtgtcaagcatatttgtacatttttgccatcatcattttcaaaacatttctttctgtttgagcccttggtatcagctcctcattttttccctccctccgtcACGAACCCttgctgactgatgtctcccttcacccacttttctgttgtccatccccttgggagagggttatatgttgattattgtgatcaattccaactttctcctccaaccttccccttaccattctggtatcgctactctcattattggtcctgaggggttaatctgtcccggattccctgtgtttccagctcttatctgtacctgtgtatatgctctggtctgtccaggtttgtaaggtcaaattgggatcatgataatggtcggaaagaagcattaaagaactagaggaaagctgtatttttcattggtgctataatgcaccctgactgtctcgtctcttcctggtgacccttctgtaaaggaatgtccagttgtctacagatgggctttgagtctccactctgcactcttcctcattcacattgatatgatttcttgttctgggtctttgatgcctgatgcctgattccattgacacctcatgatcacacaggctggtgtgcttcttccacgtggactttgttgcttctcagctggatggccgcttgtttgtcttcaggcctttaagaccccagatgctatatcttttgatagctgggcaccatcatctttattcaccacattcgctatgtacccattttgtcttcagcgattgtgtctagaaggtgagcatcatggaatgccaggttagtagaacaaagtgttcttgcattgagggagtacttgagtggaggcccagtgtctgtctgcttccttgatacttaacatgtaaatatatatacatagatctatttccctatcattatacataaatatatttacatatgtacatgcctgtatttagccctctataaatgccctttgcctcctagttctttcctctatttccttttactttcctcttgttccactatcatgtttggccttcattcgggtttcagcaattcctctcggttacattgccttcctcgtcatcgattttagatcacttgttgttccttttccATAGATTTGTTagcaccctcttcctttctccacctcccctctcccatgtccccctgaaaccgtcagtcctgttgttttctcctctggattgtttatcccatctatcgtATCCAGATAGAcacgcagagacaataataagcacaaaaacaaggcagaacaaaacaaaaaagcaacaaaagaaaagcaacaaaacccaaacaatgacaacaacaaccaaaagaaaaacctataaatagttccaggtctgtctgttgtcctttaggagtgttttctggtcgggactgatggggtgccacgccctggccagaaagtctatttttggtattcccaggagattccattgctttgctcctcttgctgctgtgGTGCACGCCCTTAGctgtttgccccagtgtggtgggatcatatgGGGCACAatccccgcactgtgtctccagtgttgtccctcgtagCACTATGGTCAGTGAGAGACATCTTGTCTCATGGTGGAgctggccctatggttctctctgtgcattggctgctctgagcaggaatgttgtcctcagggcttggtgggccaggatgtgttccactctctctccttccctctttgtctgtgtgctctgatcaggcatgtcttctccctgagctgtagcttcagtgctgccctctgtagTGCAGTctttggggaggggaggagaggggaggggagggggtatccacatagttgggattggggccggcctggtcttgcaaaatcctatcatgtgatctctagttttgattctatcaccaagtccatatttttccaattactcttccttcctctttgtttccaacttttgcattccaatcaccaataattatcaatgcatcttgatggtaAATTTGATCACTTTTTGACGGAaaccattggtagaattcttcaattttttcatcccTACCTTTTGTGGATGGTGTATACATTTGAGTAATAATTGTATTatttagattttcttgaaggcagatagatacaatcctatcacagacagcattgtatttcacgaTTGATTTTGTAATGTcctctttgacaatgaatgtcacgCCTTTCCTCTGGATTATGTTATTCCTACCATAATAAATcatgatttttctgattcaaaatggctactacctgtccacttcagctcactaatgcctaagatattgatcttcatgagttccatttcattttgggcCACTTCCAGTTTCCCTAGTTGCACACTGCCCACATTCTAAGTTCCGATTTAGCAGATTTTCAGCGGTTTCTCCTCACCCTGAGAGGTGCCTCGTCAGCAAACGAAGATCCCGAAGACTCCACTCTGTAAACTGGTGACCCACCCAGAGACATGAGCTCCTCCTTGGCGCCATTTTGAGTGTCCTCCGATCTCAGGGGCTCATCCTCAGGCACTGCCTCTGACAATAGTTTGCCCCAGCCACTCTTATTTACATTTCATCAACTAAAACTGGGTCACATGcccaggcagtgagttttgggaggTTATGCTAGACAAGGCTTTGCCCTGCTCTCAAATCACTGTTCCCCCCACCATGCAGGAGTGCCTGGGACTAAGTGTGAAAGAGTTGGGACCTTCATGCTGCCTAATCAGAGCAGTTCTCCCGGCGTGGTATTCAGACTCTCCTGGTGTAGTGACTGCGGGGGCTGAAGAGGTGTCTGGGCTGAAGGACGGAGGGCCTGGGCTGAATGCTGTTAAGAGTTCAACCCTTGTCCCATGAGGACACTGGGGTTTTCCCCCAGCTTCTTCACTCACCTTTTCCCTCAGCtatgcaggacagaactgcccagaGTCCACTTGACCCAAAAACTCATGATGTGTGGGGTTCCAACCCCAGGCCCTGTCACTTCCTCTTAAAAATGCAAAGACAACTCATTTGTGAACCTAGAAATGGTGTTCCACCCATTCCCTCAGCCAATGTAACACATCCACTTAATCAAATAAATATTGAGCATCTACAATGTGCCAGACGCTGCACATTGCTGGAACGAATGAATAGTGAGCCTGACAGATAAAATCACACCCCTCAAGAAGAGACAAAGACAGTCAGCAAGGACAAATACATACTGTGTGTGCTCCCTGTCCAGTCTCTACATGCCTGCTCCTTCCCAGGTCACGGATGGAGCAAAGCAATATGGAGGCACTGGGTCAGGGCTCAGCCTTGAAGCAAGTGCGGAAGGTTTTAAGGAAGTGCAGAGAGTGGTGAACAGGGGGTCCCTGAGCCAAGAGAAGAAGCTCCCAGGCTGAAGAAGACCctatccctgagactgtgtgtggtTGAATAGAGTGACTCTCGGTGACCCTACACCAAGCAGAATTGTCCTACACAGTTCCAAGGTTACCATTTCTACCAGAGCAGTAAGCTAGGTCACGTCTTCCACAGAGGGgcagattgaactgctgaccttttggtttgcagcagAGTGCTTAccctttgtgccaccagggctgcttccacAAGCGTTAGGGCCTTGGAGGCCATCTgtcagggaggggagggagggagagagagccttGTCTGAAATGCTGACTCTGAATCCAATTCTGATTCAGTGAGTCTGAAGCCGGACCAAGAATGTGCTATTAACCAATTCTAAGTAACAAATTGATTGATTCTAAGGCCGGTAGTCTGGGGATTGCATTGCATCACGTGCAGCATACACGTCAACTTCAGCATGTAACTCCTCAAGATGTCTCCACCCCATCCCTTCCAGATGCCCCATATTCTTATCCCCCACTCTTCCCCTCCTGACCTCACACTGGTGAGCGTCCCGGGTCTTCCAGCATGTGTCTGCTCATCTTTACGCCCTTCCTCACTCTGCCTCGCTTCTCCAAGAGGCCTCATCACATCGTCCCTCCCTTGGTCCCCCATCCACCAAAGGCTCATCATTTAGAAGTGTATTCAAGGGCCACCTCTTTAGAAAACCTCCTGTGGCCACAGGCAAGTGTCTTTACCACACCGATATAATGGAGAGAGTATAAGAAAGCGCATACATGGTGCACGTAGGCATGCAGTAAGCAGTGCTGTTGTCCGGTACCACTGAGTTGGTCCCAACCTAAAGTGACCAGCCTAGAGTACCAACGAAGGCAACACTGCACGGGGCagggccatcctcgcaattgcgcCTGTACCTGAGACCGTGGGTGCAGCCACGGggtcactccatcttgttgagggccgtcCTTTCCTTCaccgcctctccactttaccactcAATGTGGCCttgcccagggactggtctccctgacaatatgtccgagGTATATCAGACAAAGTCTTGGCAGTAAGTAGTAGGTACTTTATATTGCTGCGTGACCAGTTTCCATCACTCTACAAGAATGAGTCTGCATTTGTTGAAACTCTATGTGCCGAGCACGGTTTTAACTTATACAACTACACACCTGTCAGTATCCTCATCATCCGAATTTTACAGACTAAATGAGGCACAGAGGATTAAGAAATTTGACCTAGGGCACTCAGTTAGTGATTTTGGCAGCACTCACAATTCAGCCGAATGATCaggctccaggtcctgcaccCTTAATTGCCCCATGTATACTGCCTTTCATTGTTATGAGGCCCCATTGAGATCACACATGACAAGACTTGAGCGCAGGCTCTGGCAGGTGCGAGGTCTCAATAAATGCTGGAAACGAAATTGAGTTGAACGGTTTCTACCTCCAAGAAGAGGGGTTAAAAATTACGCAGCGGCTTTGCTAGTCAGGATGTTCTCATGCTTTTTTATTTGATAACCCCGATGCCTTCAGATCCCGATAGAAaatgaaagattaaaaaaaaattcagaatGGCATTCTACTCAAAGCCTGGTGGGTCCAAAGGCTGTCAGTATACTTGAATGGGGGTGGTGATGTATTTGAACTTTAGAACGTTACGGTGGCACAGTGATGTTGGAGAAGAGGAGAGGGCACAGGCTGATCGGGTTCCAACCATTCCATTCGTCTGCCCTAAGTCCTGAATCTCTTTCTCAGCAGAGTCAGTTGTGGGCATGGCATATAAGGAATTTCTCCCCATAGGTGACTGGGAGAGTTTCGCTCTATGAAAGACACCATGGAAGATCCCTCTGGCTGCTCTTTTCCAAACAAGGTACCACAGAGGATGGAGACCCCTCCATCGCGACTGCAAATTTTGTCAACTCAGGTCATTGTTCTCCACCCTCCTTGGAGCTCCATGCATGTTTAAGGGAGAGCGGAAGTCTCCATCTGAATTGCATCCACGAGGAATCctgcagcagcggttctcagccttcctcacgccctttcagacaggtcctcatgtggtggtgaccccagccataacattattttcgttgctacttcattgctgtcattttgctactgtgatgagtcgggtgacccctgtgaaagggtcgtttgacacccccccaccccgcaaagggatcgtgaccccacaggttgagaaccgctgccctgtgGGTTGCGTTTCTGCCAACTTCTGTCCAAGCAAGCTTCAGCTCTGTCTCTTTGCATGAAGCTTCCcgggtttggggttgttttttttttttttttttttggcgggggtggggggggggggcggtcaacAGTCAAGTAGACAACTGGGAAAAGAAGTCAGAACAATTGTACTCACTAAACAAAGACCCAGCCCACGCATGAATTAACCCAGACTTGTGAAAACGAAAGGAGATCACCCCAATTGAGTTACAGGCAACAAAGGGTAAGAAGCGTCCCCACCAAATCTGACTAGGCGGCTCTCCGGAAATGGACCACTTTCTGAAAGGCTTGTCGAAACTCTTCGTTAAACACGGTGTAGATCACTGGATTGATGAGGGAGTTTAAATAGCCTAGCCAGGTGAAGAAGTCAAAGAGGGCGCGGTGGAGCCAGCAGGCGTCCCGGCAGATGGGGAGGACCAGCGAGGTGACGAAGAAGGGCAGCCAGCAGACGATGAAGGCCCCCAGAATGATGCCCAGCGTTTTTGTGGCTTTCCTTTCTCGGGCAGCGGAAATTCTCTTGCGCTCCAGGACGCTATCGGCCAGCTTGATTTTCACGTGGTTGAAAAAGATTGGGGAGCCGGCCGCGTGGGAGTGGCCCTCGTGGAGGCTGGGGCTGAGCGAGCAGAGCGAGGAGCCGGCCGAGCCCGTGATGAGCTGCGCTGTGGTGAAGCGCTTCCCGTAGAGGGATGGCGGGTTCAGGATGCGCTTGCGGGCGGCCCTGTAGATCCGGCTGTAGAGGATGATGAGCAGCACGGATGGGATGTAGAAGGCTCCACACGTGGAGTAGATGGTGTAGGAGATCTGCGAGGTGTTCACCAGGCAGTCAGACAGTTCTTCGTGAGCCTTGGCCTGCCGCCAGAAAAGCGGCGGGATGGAGATGCAGATGGAGATGACCCAGACGACCGCAATCATGGCCGCCGCATGGCCTGTGGTGCGGCGTTTACTATACTCCAGGGCGTCGGTGATGGCCCAGTACCTGTCCAGAGCGATGGCACAGAGATGCAGGATGGAGGCCGTGCAGCAGGTGATGTCGGACGACAGCCAGATGTCGCACAGGATCTGGCCAAAGCTCCAGGTGCGAGTGATGGTGTACACAATGCTGATGGGCATGACCAAGATGGAAACCAAGAGGTCAGTCATGGCCAGGGAGCCAATGAGATAGTTGGCTGGGGTGTGGAGCTTCCTGGTGAGGAAGATGGTGGTAAGCACGAAGGCGTTGGACAGGACTGTGGCCAGGGTGATGCCGGAAAGGACCACTGCCAGAGAGATCTTGAGCGCCTGGAGGCTGCCCGGGTCCCAAGCCTCGCGGCTCCCTGTTGCGTTCACGGATCTGTTGGAGGCCCCCGGGAGCAGACCTTCCACTGACTGGTTTGGCGAGGGCATGCTAGGTGGCTCTCTTCCCACGTGTGTCCACACACGCAACCACTTCCGTCACAGGTGTCCCGCCCACTGAACAAGGGCACCCTTCTGGTTCACGCTGTGGGGAGCCATTCCTCAGAAGACCGCACCCCGGCGAAAAGACCTCAAGACTTGCTTATTTAAAGAACACTGCTGGTAGTGGTAGAACCACCGGCTGGTAGTTAAAGGTTTTTCTCAAAGCAAAATGAATCACAAGACGTTATATTTCATTGTCAAGCCCCGCAGACACCTGCGGAAGTTGTTAGATAGTTATCGAGGTATCGCACCAGGGTGGGCTATGTCCTGAGATTTTTGATTTTGACATTTTGACTCTTTCCGCTGCTTGAGACATAAATATGTTACACGAACATTTCAGAGCGTCCCCCATCCGATTCTGCAAAGACTCGGGCGCTCaggctgcccccccc
Proteins encoded in this window:
- the HTR1D gene encoding 5-hydroxytryptamine receptor 1D is translated as MPSPNQSVEGLLPGASNRSVNATGSREAWDPGSLQALKISLAVVLSGITLATVLSNAFVLTTIFLTRKLHTPANYLIGSLAMTDLLVSILVMPISIVYTITRTWSFGQILCDIWLSSDITCCTASILHLCAIALDRYWAITDALEYSKRRTTGHAAAMIAVVWVISICISIPPLFWRQAKAHEELSDCLVNTSQISYTIYSTCGAFYIPSVLLIILYSRIYRAARKRILNPPSLYGKRFTTAQLITGSAGSSLCSLSPSLHEGHSHAAGSPIFFNHVKIKLADSVLERKRISAARERKATKTLGIILGAFIVCWLPFFVTSLVLPICRDACWLHRALFDFFTWLGYLNSLINPVIYTVFNEEFRQAFQKVVHFRRAA